The Candidatus Zixiibacteriota bacterium genome includes the window CATCTACACCGACACAACGACTCTCGGTGCGCCGGGATTCGGTGGCAAGCGAAAGCGCTACGATGTCTCTCGCTCGCTCACGCACGATCACCCGGTCGGCAGCAAGATTGCGATTCATTATGATCCAGCCAATCCCGCAGACTCGGTTCCAAAGACCACAATCACTTGGGATGTGTACACAAAGCTATCATTTGGCATTACGCTATACGCAATTGGCATATTCCTCGCAGTTGGGCTCATCATGGGTAGGAGAAAGTCCTCAGCATCTTCTTCACAAACTGTTTGAGCAATCCTGTATCATTGATTACATTTGATCCGTGCTGAAGTTTGAGAATGTAAGTTTCGCTTATGCTCCCGATTCGATTCCCGCATTGAAGGATATCTCATTCGAAATCGGGCCGGGTGAGTCTGTGGCTGTGATGGGCGGCAATGGCAGCGGAAAGACAACGCTCGCGTTAATTGCTGCCGGGCTGATGCAGCCTTCTTCCGGCAATGTTGTACTCGGTGGCAGTGACGCAGACAGGTCCGGACTGGTGCTGCAGAATCCTGACAATCAAATTGTCTCGATTTCAATCGAGCGTGAGCTGGCATTTCCGCTTGAATGCCGCCAATGGCCGCCAGATTCTATGCGGAGTGCCGTCGACAAGAGCCTGCAATGGACTCGCTTTCTCGACCGTCGAAAGAGCGCGCCTAATGAGTTGTCGGGTGGCGAAAAGCAGAGATTAGCTCT containing:
- a CDS encoding DUF3592 domain-containing protein, translated to MLTALTLLVSTIVAAVLSFLLSRRLLRASSSLALKIIIASSLIAGVALVLASSASMGHVLAERRWPVTEGTVIESDIAHDQTYRPQIAYSYTVAGVIYTDTTTLGAPGFGGKRKRYDVSRSLTHDHPVGSKIAIHYDPANPADSVPKTTITWDVYTKLSFGITLYAIGIFLAVGLIMGRRKSSASSSQTV